The Naumovozyma castellii chromosome 4, complete genome genome contains a region encoding:
- the SPG5 gene encoding Spg5p (ancestral locus Anc_6.280), translating to MAPSNWLKWVDTTKRQIRQLGRTIDARLTGLANGRIGGSNESSLLRRRIPIPIRVPVRNSMGTGLFNRYLFQKNQFIRALGTQLRVPISIRLFSYDTFRNGDNGFAKNNVPRGLYQNWNMVTPTRLLERKLLYSTASIRYTKEAIKMLKASLSWAPNSLKKSIEDYKTFKMMDTGRGSFLEFKLPKINQIESVTFLNENVVDQWQEILSGNMKQLKEIQDSINQVFQQYGSLPVSTSADGNIQIHFPNTNAFETEALVADIGVTNGIVYSQEPNQSNEETDILSNWNSWEDLSGTRTFSPVLSEV from the coding sequence ATGGCTCCCAGTAACTGGTTAAAGTGGGTTGACACCACCAAGAGACAAATACGGCAACTAGGAAGAACCATCGATGCCAGACTAACTGGTCTCGCCAACGGACGCATTGGTGGATCTAACGAGTCATCCTTGCTAAGAAGACGCATACCCATTCCAATACGTGTTCCTGTTAGAAACTCTATGGGAACAGGACTATTCAATCGTTATTTGTTCCAGAAAAATCAATTCATACGTGCCCTTGGCACCCAACTGAGGGTACCCATTTCCATCCGTCTTTTCTCCTATGATACTTTCAGGAATGGGGATAATGGGTTTGCTAAGAATAACGTACCTAGAGGATTGTATCAGAACTGGAATATGGTAACTCCAACGAGATTATTGGAGAGGAAGCTGCTTTATTCTACAGCATCGATCAGGTACACGAAAGAGGCGATCAAGATGTTGAAGGCGTCATTATCTTGGGCTCCCAACAGCCTGAAGAAGTCGATTGAAGACTATAAGACTTTCAAGATGATGGATACAGGCAGGGGAtctttcttggaatttaaGCTACCTAAGATAAACCAAATTGAATCAGTAACGTTCTTGAATGAGAACGTGGTGGACCAATGGCAAGAAATATTATCTGGGAACATGAAGCAACTGAAAGAGATCCAGGATTCTATTAACCAGGTATTCCAACAATACGGTTCTTTGCCTGTGTCGACGTCAGCCGATGGTAACATACAAATTCATTTCCCTAACACAAATGCTTTTGAAACAGAAGCACTGGTAGCCGATATTGGTGTAACCAACGGAATCGTCTATTCTCAAGAGCCCAATCAGTCGAATGAAGAGACAGACattttatcaaattggaaTTCTTGGGAAGATTTAAGTGGCACGAGGACTTTTTCTCCAGTTTTATCAGAAGTTTGA
- the GYL1 gene encoding Gyl1p (ancestral locus Anc_6.281), with product MSHENEDVENLNQSEQEVDLNAPIEDEPITTEDKEENENENDATAISDTDKANDIVAEPEEEEEAMSLNEPMEEVPSLGESFIDDEEDVEGKDQKSMPNPVLVGVKEDSSTVPNSFTDVDLSDSIPNMVAPTSDLPEIEEPQSQRADIPEALIKQLDKEQGQIQQAITIISSPPLPPRDHLGQDVPIVAPMKPPVSPTLPPRTNISKNENLEGPTLPPREPISKETSNSLTPPPPALPRRTSVIDTTLVVQTRKLMTEGPDVLYQPNDMLNDETLEGLNISKTWEQFLENPTEIIEEQTDSLMEELSKGVPEPIHSLVWQTFSNINIATEERYNALLAKDLAFEDGILDYLKDPDTDYVSTEDMGSIFNVIRSYYASLSTQKEQFDTGITYATIGLLSGCENEEIKAFSLLEALMIKYRLGELFQDNGFALHLYCLDRMLEEDHSELYNHLMKLGIKSSMFVERWFKTFFVFLNDDVSHIARLLDIIFAEGTYALIRFALILMVKNEETIMKMEFDELLQFFRLEIIACYKLNESSAAVDNSNGENDEQNADSVDTDEVNSVIRKDLGNMTLNIDQFVKDAMTEIELTPAKIRTFSMEYEEIHRVEHEKEEQFASMRSKNEALQTDVKKLECDYTSLNREHVLMANELIKNRLNIAAIEKENVSLKMEVLKVKKRIDQEIKEQKAQGLHGVPTTLKQEVDKALKENEKVMRQNLIYQDKIDELSALVEKIKAANEAGEPIEVQTQAGFLRQPLLNGGWSGIKKVFK from the coding sequence ATGTCGCATGAGAACGAAGATGTCGAGAACCTAAATCAATCAGAGCAAGAAGTAGACTTGAATGCCCCTATTGAGGATGAACCAATTACAActgaagataaagaagaaaacgaGAACGAGAACGATGCAACAGCCATATCAGATACAGATAAAGCTAATGACATCGTCGCAGAACCagaggaagaggaggaagcAATGAGCCTAAATGAGCCCATGGAAGAAGTTCCATCTTTGGGAGAATCATTCATcgatgatgaggaagatgtAGAAGGTAAAGATCAGAAAAGCATGCCAAATCCAGTGTTGGTTGGCGTGAAAGAAGATTCATCAACTGTGCCTAATTCATTCACAGATGTTGACTTGAGTGACTCtattccaaatatggtGGCACCTACTTCAGATCTACCTGAAATTGAGGAACCACAATCTCAAAGAGCCGATATCCCGGAAGCACTAATAAAGCAACTAGATAAAGAACAAGGTCAAATACAGCAAGCAATTACAATTATTTCATCACCACCCCTTCCTCCAAGGGACCATTTGGGACAGGATGTGCCAATTGTCGCCCCGATGAAACCACCAGTTTCACCTACTCTCCCTCCAAGAACCAACATAagtaaaaatgaaaacCTTGAGGGACCAACTTTACCACCAAGAGAACCTATCTCAAAGGAAACCTCAAACTCCTTGACACCTCCTCCACCAGCACTCCCTCGACGTACTTCAGTCATTGATACAACTCTAGTTGTGCAGACAAGGAAACTAATGACAGAGGGCCCAGACGTCCTATATCAACCGAACGACATgttaaatgatgaaaccCTTGAAGGTTTAAACATTTCCAAGACATGGGAACAATTCTTGGAGAACCCAACTGAAATAATTGAAGAACAGACTGATTCATTGATGGAAGAATTATCAAAGGGTGTTCCGGAACCCATCCATTCACTAGTATGGCAAACTTTCTCCAATATCAACATTGCCACTGAGGAAAGATATAATGCTTTATTAGCTAAGGATCTAGCTTTTGAAGATGGCATTCtagattatttgaaagacCCTGATACTGATTATGTCTCAACTGAAGATATGGGCTCGATATTCAACGTAATAAGGTCTTACTATGCTTCTTTGAGTACCCAAAAGGAACAATTCGATACCGGTATTACCTATGCAACCATTGGTCTCTTAAGTGGTtgtgaaaatgaagaaatcaaagCCTTTAGCTTGTTAGAGGCTTTAATGATTAAGTACAGATTAGGGGAATTATTTCAGGATAATGGGTTTGCACTACACTTATATTGTTTGGATAGAATGTTGGAGGAAGATCATTCTGAATTGTATAATCACTTAATGAAATTAGGCATTAAATCATCCATGTTTGTAGAAAGGTGGTTTAAGACCTTCTTCGTCTTTTTAAATGACGACGTTTCACATATCGCACGTTTACTCGACATTATATTTGCTGAGGGAACATACGCACTAATAAGATTTGCGCTCATATTGATGGTtaagaatgaagaaacaattatGAAGAtggaatttgatgaattattgcAATTTTTTAGATTGGAAATAATTGCATGTTACAAACTCAATGAATCGTCAGCAGCAGTAGATAATTCCAATGGGGAGAATGATGAGCAGAATGCTGATAGTGTTGATACAGATGAAGTAAACAGTGTTATCCGTAAAGACTTAGGGAATATGACTTTAAATATCGATCAATTTGTCAAGGATGCTATGACGGAGATTGAACTGACACCGGCAAAGATAAGGACATTCTCAATGgaatatgaagaaattcatAGGGTGGAACATGAGAAGGAAGAACAATTTGCAAGTATGAGATCTAAGAATGAAGCTTTACAAACTGACGTGAAAAAACTAGAATGTGACTACACTTCATTAAATAGGGAGCACGTTTTAATGGCGAACGAGTTAATTAAGAACCGTTTAAACATTGCAgccattgaaaaagaaaatgtttcGTTAAAAATGGAAGTGCTCAaagtaaagaaaagaattgaTCAAGAGATTAAAGAACAAAAGGCACAAGGCCTACATGGTGTACCAACAACATTAAAACAAGAAGTTGACAAGgcattgaaggaaaatgaaaaagttATGAGACAAAATCTAATCTATCAAGATAAGATTGATGAGCTGAGTGCGCTtgttgaaaagattaaGGCTGCTAACGAAGCAGGAGAACCAATAGAGGTCCAGACACAAGCAGGTTTCTTAAGACAACCGTTATTGAACGGTGGATGGTCAGGCATCAAAAAAGTTTTTAAATGA
- the MRPL24 gene encoding mitochondrial 54S ribosomal protein bL28m (ancestral locus Anc_6.282) codes for MKAGINNVGILSTKRSFSSTIVPLKRWKLIESRKVAQKPAYKVGDVRPAYMPKKRIEFPDYKYGESQIFKQSNKGLYGGSFIQHGNNISESKQKTRRTWLPNIVRKKLWSETLNDKIDVKMTTKVLKTISKEGGIDNYLLKDKSARIKELGPTGWKLRYTVLKKKDSIENPLHKNAKLVTTPTGEQAKIYYRENVNGNKLLITAGKRKLLKLLFPLERMEQRIEGQQLNYKKFVELHSRAAVRDIVAKLEKYNFDLSTITVPNPNIQKSVSDA; via the coding sequence ATGAAGGCTGGTATAAATAACGTTGGAATACTTTCCACTAAGAGAAGTTTTTCGTCCACAATAGTCCCTCTAAAACGATGGAAGCTGATAGAATCAAGAAAAGTGGCACAGAAGCCTGCTTATAAGGTCGGTGATGTTAGACCCGCTTATATGCCCAAGAAGAGAATTGAGTTCCCAGACTATAAATATGGAGAAAGTCAGATTTTCAAGCAAAGCAATAAGGGACTTTATGGTGGTTCTTTTATTCAACATGGGAATAATATATCTGAGAGTAAGCAAAAGACAAGGAGGACATGGCTACCTAATATAGTTAGAAAGAAGTTATGGAGTGAGACTTTGAATGATAAGATTGATGTCAAGATGACAACGAAAGTCTTAAAAACAATTAGTAAAGAAGGTGGTATCGATAATTATTTACTTAAGGATAAATCAGCAAGAATAAAAGAGTTAGGACCCACAGGTTGGAAATTACGTTATACAGTCttgaaaaagaaggatTCTATTGAGAACCCACTCCACAAAAATGCTAAATTAGTTACAACGCCTACTGGTGAGCAAgcaaaaatttattatagGGAGAATGTTAACGGAAACAAGTTACTGATTACTGCCGGGAAAAGGAAACTATTAAAGTTACTGTTCCCGCTAGAAAGAATGGAGCAACGAATTGAAGGGCAGCAGTTAAACTATAAAAAGTTTGTTGAGCTACACTCGCGAGCTGCAGTTAGAGATATTGTAGCCAAACTGGAAAAATACAACTTTGACTTATCGACGATCACTGTTCCCAATCCCAATATTCAGAAGAGCGTATCAGACGCATGa
- the RPL36A gene encoding 60S ribosomal protein eL36 (ancestral locus Anc_6.283), producing the protein MAVKSGIAVGLNKGKKVTSMTPAPKISYKKGVSSNRTKFVRSLVKEIAGLAPYERRLIDLVRNSGEKRARKVAKKRLGSFKRAKAKVEEMNNVIAASRRH; encoded by the exons atggcCGTCAAGTCAG GTATCGCTGTTGGTTTAAACAAGGGTAAGAAGGTCACTTCTATGACTCCAGCCCCAAAGATTTCTTACAAGAAGGGTGTTTCATCTAACAGAACTAAGTTCGTTAGATCCTTAGTTAAGGAAATTGCTGGTTTGGCTCCATACGAAAGaagattgattgatttgGTCAGAAACTCTGGTGAAAAGAGAGCTAGAAAGGTCGCCAAGAAGAGATTAGGGTCTTTCAAGAGAGCTAAGGCTAAGGTTGAAGAAATGAACAACGTTATCGCTGCTTCCCGTCGTCATTAA
- the CMC4 gene encoding Cmc4p (ancestral locus Anc_6.284) — translation MGNNYDESKCEKLIDSLYQCCFKFYKENGDDAKSPCCPKPNLLHLKMEQRGLNQTDDDSNAT, via the coding sequence ATGGGTAATAACTATGATGAATCTAAATGTGAAAAACTCATTGATTCTCTTTATCAAtgttgtttcaaattctataaagaaaatggagACGATGCTAAATCTCCATGTTGTCCCAAACCAAACTTACTTCATCTGAAAATGGAACAAAGAGGATTGAACCAAACAGATGATGATAGTAATGCTACGTAA
- the ICY1 gene encoding Icy1p (ancestral locus Anc_6.285) produces the protein MSFPIELIAQTSLDEDVFSFSLNNENNYMDENCFTTAMASPLDLNTHIHENEMDEEQEQEEEDDYEDLSLLNSPLSLNNSHMKLQNNNSNNRLSQKTFESPALLHSFEDDDIFQLDDSEIQFNMDSMTASSASSWDHPRVKEAKNITDRLTESYANAAQQNYRLWLSSF, from the coding sequence ATGTCATTCCCAATCGAACTAATAGCCCAAACATCACTGGATGAGGACGTTTTCTCATTctcattaaataatgaaaataattaCATGGACGAAAATTGCTTTACAACCGCCATGGCTTCACCTTTAGATTTAAACACTCACATCCAcgaaaatgaaatggatGAAGAACAGgaacaagaggaagaggacGATTACGAAGATCTATCGTTACTAAACTCACCCTTGTCTCTAAATAACTCTCATatgaaattacaaaataataacagcaacaacagaCTGTCTCAAAAAACATTTGAGTCGCCCGCCTTACTACATTCCTTCGAAGATGATgacattttccaattggaCGATTCAGAAATACAATTCAACATGGATTCGATGACCGCGTCATCCGCCTCATCGTGGGATCATCCTCGTGTTAAGGAAGCTAAGAATATAACGGATAGATTGACTGAATCTTATGCTAATGCAGCTCAACAAAATTATAGATTGTGGTTATCTAGTTTTTAG
- the NCAS0D04260 gene encoding alkene reductase translates to MKKVTIINSKSKQLNQKKKMSFATGNQQPLKGTNLFKPMKLGNMELDHRAVMAPLTRLRAIYPGQIPNVELSSEYYDQRSKRPGTFLISEAAVISPQAGGIDDVPGIWNDTQVEAWSKVIKKVHDNGSYIFIQFWALGRHGLPGNLKRDGLRYISASDDVYIDNAHKEAAFYSNNRQHGLTKDEIKGIIQDFANASKNSIKAGADGVEIHSAFGFFLNQFLDPISNKRTDEYGGSIENRARIVLEVVNACIDAVGAKKIGIRLTPWGRYLGMSGGSDPTLLATFAYLLGELEKRGRAGKRLAYVHLGEPRVTDPFLPEGTGMDMNGTNDFVFSIWKGAIIRSGNLTLHPEIVKKMVENDRTLIAYGRFWISNPDLPDRLEGGLPLNKYNRHTFFGRTAEGLTDYPTYSEAVALGYKHEE, encoded by the coding sequence atgaaaaaagtAACAATCATAAACAGTAAATCAAAACAACtgaaccaaaaaaaaaaaatgtcatTTGCAACAGGGAACCAACAACCACTTAAGGGCACTAATTTATTCAAGCCCATGAAATTGGGTAACATGGAATTAGACCATCGTGCCGTTATGGCTCCATTAACCAGATTGAGAGCCATTTACCCTGGTCAAATCCCAAATGTTGAATTATCCAGTGAATATTACGATCAACGTTCCAAGAGACCAGGTACTTTCTTAATCTCAGAAGCTGCTGTTATTTCTCCACAAGCTGGTGGTATTGATGATGTACCAGGTATTTGGAACGATACACAGGTTGAAGCATGGAGTAAGGTTATTAAGAAAGTTCATGATAATGGATCTTacattttcattcaattttggGCCTTAGGACGTCATGGACTTCCAggtaatttgaaaagagatGGATTGAGGTACATTTCTGCCTCAGATGATGTTTACATTGATAATGCACACAAGGAGGCTGCCTTCTATTCTAATAATCGTCAACATGGGTTAACTAAGGATGAGATTAAAGGTATTATTCAAGATTTTGCTAATGCATCTaaaaattccattaaaGCTGGTGCCGATGGTGTGGAAATCCATAGTGCCTTTGgatttttcttgaatcaattCTTGGACCCCATTTCAAACAAGAGAACTGATGAATACGGTGgatccattgaaaatagAGCTCGTATTGTCTTAGAAGTTGTCAATGCTTGTATTGATGCTGTTGGTGCCAAGAAAATTGGTATTAGGTTGACACCATGGGGAAGATATTTGGGAATGTCTGGTGGTAGCGATCCAACTTTATTGGCTACCTTTGCCTATTTGTTAggtgaattggaaaagagaGGGAGAGCTGGTAAACGTTTAGCTTATGTGCATTTGGGTGAACCTCGTGTTACTGATCCATTTTTACCAGAGGGTACCGGTATGGATATGAATGGTACTAATGATTTTGTCTTTTCCATTTGGAAAGGTGCTATTATTCGTTCAGGTAATTTGACCTTGCATCCAGAAATTGTTAAGAAAATGGTTGAAAATGACAGAACTTTGATTGCATATGGGAGATTTTGGATTTCAAATCCTGATTTACCTGATCGTTTGGAGGGAGGATTACCTTTGAACAAATATAACAGACATACATTTTTTGGTAGAACTGCTGAAGGTTTGACTGATTATCCTACTTATTCTGAAGCAGTTGCCTTAGGTTACAAGCACGAAGAATAG